Genomic segment of Anaeromyxobacter sp.:
AGCACCCCGGGCTCGTCCCTGACGGCGAAGTGCAGGTAGTAGGCGCAGCGGATCTCGGCGTGCGGCCGCAGCCCCACCAGCGGCTGGTCGGGCGGCAGCGGCACGCGCCCCGGGCTGCCGGCCAGGATGTTGCGGGTCAGGTCGATGATGTCCGACACCACCGCGCTCCCGGTGGGCATGGCGCCGGCGCCCTGGCCGTAGAGCATGGAGGGGCCGAGCGCCTCCGACTGCAGCACCACGGCGTTCATGGCGCCGCGCACGCCGGCCATCAGCGAGCCCTGCGGGATGAAGGCGGGGTGGACCCGGGCCTCGATCTGGCCGAGCCCTCCGGGGCCCTGGCCCTCGCAGCGGCGGGCCACCGCCAGCAGCTTGAGCGTGTAGCCGAACTCGCGGCCCCAGCGGAAGTCCTCCTGGGTCAGCTTCATGATCCCCTCGGTGAGCACCTCGGCGGGCGCCAGGCGGGCCCCGAAGGCCAGCTGGGCCAGCACGCAGAGCTTCTGCGCGGCGTCGCCGCCGGAGACGTCCAGGGTGGGGTCGGCCTCGGCGTAGCCGAGCCGCTGCGCCTCGGCCAGCACCGGCGCCAGCGCCTCGCCCTTCTCGGCCATGGCGGTGAGGATGAAGTTGGTGGTGCCGTTGACGATGCCCACCAGCGAGGAGATGCGATCGGAGGCCAGCGACTCGCGCAGGGTGCGGATGATGGGCACGCCGCCGCAGACCGCCGCCTCGTAGTAGACGTCCACGCTCTTCTGCCGGGCCAGGCGGAAGATCTCCTCGCCCCGGGTGGCCAGCAGCGCCTTGTTGGCGGTGACCACGTGCTTGCCGCGCGAGAGCGCGCCGGTGACCAGCTGGAAGGCCTGGTCCACGCCGCCGATGAGTTCGACCACCACCTCGATGGACGGGTCCTCCAGCAGGTCCTCCAGCCGGGTGCTGACCAGCCCGACCGGCAGCTCCACCGCCCGCTCCTTCGCCTCGTCGCGCCGCACCACCCGCTTGACCACCAGGCGGGCGCCCAGCCGCGCCTCGATGTCGCGGGCGTGGCGCTGCAGGATGGAGAGGACGCCGCCCCCGACGGTGCCGAACCCGGCGATGCCGATGCCTACCTCGCGCATGCTCACTTTCCCTCCAGGCGGTAGGAGCGCAGCACGGCCCGGAACTGCGGCCTGGCTGCGCCGTCCACCACCGCGAACGTCTCGATGCGCACCGGCCCGACGCCCGGCGCGTAGGTGATCTCGTTGACCAGGTCGGTGCCGCCGCCGGCGCCGTTGATGGCCCGCACCCGCAGGCAGCCCCGGAAGGTGCCGGCCGGGGTGGTCACCACCTCGCCCGCCCCGGCGATCTCGTACTTCTCGGTGGAGCTGACGGACAGCACCGACCGCCAGGTGGTGCCCACCACCAGCGGGCCGCAGAGCAGCTGGCGCACCCGGTCGCGCAGGCAGTCCGGTCCGGCCCGGAGCTCGCCCCGCTCGCTGTCCCGGAAGAAGCCGTCGGCGGTCCGCTCCACGATGCGGACGGTGCGGGTGGGGGCGCTGCCGGGCGGCAGCTGCGGGCTCTGGTCCTCCCAGACCCACTGGTTGCCCACCGCCAGCGGGAAGTAGTCGGCCGGGGCCGGGCCGCGGCGCGCCCCGCCGGGTGGGGCGTGGGCGCAGGCGGCGCAGAGGACCAGGAGCGCGAGGGCTGGGGCGAGGCGCACGGAGGGGGGCATGGCGGGGCGCATTCTAGCCTCGATCGTGGGGGTGGCCACTACCTCGCCGGCGCGCCCGCGGGCCGTGCCGGGGTCGGCGGCGGGGCCGGCGGGACCGGCAGGGTCGCCAGCGCGGCGGCGGCGGCGGCCCGCACCCGGTGGTCCGGGTGGGCCTGCTGCAGCGTGAGCAGCCAGCCCTCGGCGTCCGGACCGCCGATGTCGCCCACCACCGGGATCAGGCGCAGCGCCTCGGCCGGGTCGCCCTGGCGCGACAGCTCGATGAGGGGCGCCACCGAGCGCGGGTCCTTCAGCTGGGTGAGCGCGCCGATGGCGCGGTCCACCACCCGGCGGTCGGAGTCCTGCAGCCGCCTCACCAGCCCGGGCACGGCGCTGGGCTCGCGCCGCTCGCCCAGCGCCTGGACCGCGTGGTCCCGCACCCGCACGTCTGGTGACTCCAGGTCGGCCAGGAGCGCCTCGGCCGGCTTCTGCTCGGCGCTCAGGCCCAGGCGGGCCCCGCGCGCGGCCTCGCCGAGGGCCGCCGCCAGGGCCGCCCGCACCGCCGCCGCCGGGCCCCCGGCCGCCACGGCCTCGCCGCCGGCGCCGCCCTCGCGCCGGGACGCCTCGCCGCCGCCGCTGGCCTCGAGCTCGAGCTCGATGCGCACGTCCACCCGGAGGCCGCGGCCACCCGCCGAGGGGCCCACCCGCAACCCGGTCAGCTCGACGCGGGCCAGGTAGGCCGGCTCCCCGGCCCCGAAGCGGAACCCGGCCTCGGCGAGGGCGGCCCGCGCCAGCGCCTCGACCGCGGCGGCGTCCAGCCCCATCTCCGCCACGCCCGACAGCGACCCCTCCACCACCTGCAGCCGCGCCAGGTGGGGGGGCGGTGCGGTCCGGCTACAGCCCGAGGCCGCGAGGGCCACGAGGAGCAGCAGGCCGGCACGGGAAGGTGCCACCCGGGCCTGGCTCGGGATCACGCCCCGCCCGCGCCGTCGTCCCCGCCCTGGTCGGGCGGAGGCGGAGGTGGCGGCGGGCTGGACTCGGGCGCCGAGCCCTGCGCGGCCCCTTGCTCGGGCCCAGGCGCGCCAGGCGTACCCGGCTCGCCACCCTCGCGCTTCTCGCCGCGCCCGCGCCCACCGCGCCGGCGGCGGCGGCGGCGGCGCCGCCGGCCACCCTCGCCGGCCGGTCGCTGCTCCCCGCTGCCAGCGGCGCCAGGCGCGGCCGCCTCGCCGTCGGGACCAGCCTCGGCCTCGCCGTCGTCGCCGTCGTCCGGGCCCTCGTCGTCGCCCTCGTCGCCCTCGTCGGGCTCGGCGTCGTCGGCCAGCCGCGGCGCCACGGCCGCGAGCGGGCCATCGACCGAAGGACCGGCCTCCACCTGCTCGGCCTCCTGCCTGGCCGGCTCGTCCCCCTCGGCTGCCGCCGGGACCTCCAGGGACTCCCCCTCGGCGCCCGGCTCCCGCGGCTCGCCGCGGTCCGGACGCTCGCCGCGCCCGGGACGCTCGCCGCGCCCGGGACGCTCGCCGCGCTCCGGACGCTCACCTCGCTCCGGGCGCTCACCGCGCTCCGGGCGCTCACCGCGCTCGGGACGCTCGCCGCGCTCCGGGCGGTCCGACCGCTCGCGCCCCTCGGGTTCGCCCTCGCGGCGGTCCCGCTCCTCGCGCCTGGCCCGCCGCGCCGTCTCCTCCCGCGCCGCCACCTCGGCGGCGGCCGCGAAGACCGCCTCGTCCACCTCCGGCACCACCACCGCCACGCAGCCGAGGGCCGCGTCGGCGAACGCCTCGGCCAGCGCCTCGCCGCACAGCAGCACCACCGGCAGCTGACCGGCCGCGGCCGCCTCGCTGCGAGCGTCGCGCGCCGCCTCGCCGGCCGTCACCACCACGCCGATCTGGGCGCCGTAGTGGCCGAGGTCGCGGCGCGTGTCCACCACGTCGCGGCGGGCCGCGTCGGCCCCGCTGCGCACCACCCGGAAGCAGTGGCGCACGTCGGCCAGCCCCATGCGCCGGCGACCGGTGTAGATGACGTGTTCGCGGCCGCGCTTGGCCACCTTGACCTCGCGGTACCCGGTGCGCTCCAGCAGCTTGGCCACCAGGTGCTCGACCGTGGGGGCGTCGCACTCGCGCAGCCGGCGGCGCAGGCCGGCCAGCCCGGCGCGGCGCAGGTCCCCCGGCGAGGCCGACCGGACCACGGCGGCGGCGGCCAGCGGCGCGGTGCGCTCGCCGGGCTCCGGCTGCGCCACCAGGGTGACCAGCTCGCCGTCGAGCTGGAAGAGCGCGCGCCGACCGGCCGACTCGCGCCGGTGGTTGTCCTCGGCGAGCGCCGCGCCCAGGGCGCCGGCGTCGCGCACGAAGGCCTCCGGCATGAGCAGCCGCTCGGCCCCCTGCGCCGCGATGGCCGCCAGCGCCAGGGACTGGCCGGCGCCGGCCAGGATCTCGTAGGCCACCTCGGCGGGCGGCGGGAAGCGCCGACCGCGCCGCTCCTCGCCCTCGTCGCGCCGGCGCACCTTCTCGCCGCGCCCCGACGAGCGGGCCGCGTCGCGGATGGGCGCCGGGTGGCGCTCGCGGGCCCGGTACGGCGCGTCGTCCACCGGCGGCGTCTCGATGAGGTTCTCGAGGCCCAGCGGATCCTCGTCGAGCCCCCACTCCACCAGGGCGAAGGTGCCGGTGGTGACCGACAGGACCTTGCGCTCCAGGCGCGGCAGCCGGCAGTGGGCGGCCACCTGATCGGCCATCACCTCCTCCGGGATCTTGCCGACGTGGTCGAGCAGGTTCTCCCGGACGGCGATCTCGGTGATCTTCTTGAAATGGAGAGGCTTCCCCTCGCGCCGCAGCACCTCGATGGCGGCTTCGGTGAAAGTCATTGGATTCCTTGAGAGAAAAGAGGAGGGGGCCAGCCAGGTGCGGCCCGCCAGAAGGCGCACATCATGTTCGCGGATGGGAACGCTGTCAACGTTGAAAGGTCTCGATTTGACGAACATTCTTCCGCTCGTGGTCCACGTCCGCACCACCGGAGACTGGCGCCTCGCCCCTGCCTCGGACGGCCAGGGCGCCGCGGCGGCGCCCGAGGACGTGGTGGGCGTGCTCTCGGTCGAGGTGGACGGGGTGGATCTCACCGCAGGGCGAGCCGAGGGCGCGGTCCTGCCCGCGCTGGAGGGGCTGCTGGCGGCCGCGGCGCGGCTCCTGGCCCGGGGAGGCCGGGCGGCGGCCCCGCTGGCCGACGGCCGGCTGCTCCTGGTGCTGCAGCGCGCCGGCGAGCGGGTCGAGCTGTCCCTGCTGGAGGTCGGACCGCCGGCCCGGCTGCTGGTC
This window contains:
- a CDS encoding homoserine dehydrogenase yields the protein MREVGIGIAGFGTVGGGVLSILQRHARDIEARLGARLVVKRVVRRDEAKERAVELPVGLVSTRLEDLLEDPSIEVVVELIGGVDQAFQLVTGALSRGKHVVTANKALLATRGEEIFRLARQKSVDVYYEAAVCGGVPIIRTLRESLASDRISSLVGIVNGTTNFILTAMAEKGEALAPVLAEAQRLGYAEADPTLDVSGGDAAQKLCVLAQLAFGARLAPAEVLTEGIMKLTQEDFRWGREFGYTLKLLAVARRCEGQGPGGLGQIEARVHPAFIPQGSLMAGVRGAMNAVVLQSEALGPSMLYGQGAGAMPTGSAVVSDIIDLTRNILAGSPGRVPLPPDQPLVGLRPHAEIRCAYYLHFAVRDEPGVLARIAATLAARSISVAAVQQREQSDPAAPVPLVFVTHQAREADLRAAIGEIDRHPSTLEPTRFIRIETV
- a CDS encoding HEAT repeat domain-containing protein, yielding MAPSRAGLLLLVALAASGCSRTAPPPHLARLQVVEGSLSGVAEMGLDAAAVEALARAALAEAGFRFGAGEPAYLARVELTGLRVGPSAGGRGLRVDVRIELELEASGGGEASRREGGAGGEAVAAGGPAAAVRAALAAALGEAARGARLGLSAEQKPAEALLADLESPDVRVRDHAVQALGERREPSAVPGLVRRLQDSDRRVVDRAIGALTQLKDPRSVAPLIELSRQGDPAEALRLIPVVGDIGGPDAEGWLLTLQQAHPDHRVRAAAAAALATLPVPPAPPPTPARPAGAPAR
- a CDS encoding restriction endonuclease → MTFTEAAIEVLRREGKPLHFKKITEIAVRENLLDHVGKIPEEVMADQVAAHCRLPRLERKVLSVTTGTFALVEWGLDEDPLGLENLIETPPVDDAPYRARERHPAPIRDAARSSGRGEKVRRRDEGEERRGRRFPPPAEVAYEILAGAGQSLALAAIAAQGAERLLMPEAFVRDAGALGAALAEDNHRRESAGRRALFQLDGELVTLVAQPEPGERTAPLAAAAVVRSASPGDLRRAGLAGLRRRLRECDAPTVEHLVAKLLERTGYREVKVAKRGREHVIYTGRRRMGLADVRHCFRVVRSGADAARRDVVDTRRDLGHYGAQIGVVVTAGEAARDARSEAAAAGQLPVVLLCGEALAEAFADAALGCVAVVVPEVDEAVFAAAAEVAAREETARRARREERDRREGEPEGRERSDRPERGERPERGERPERGERPERGERPERGERPGRGERPGRGERPDRGEPREPGAEGESLEVPAAAEGDEPARQEAEQVEAGPSVDGPLAAVAPRLADDAEPDEGDEGDDEGPDDGDDGEAEAGPDGEAAAPGAAGSGEQRPAGEGGRRRRRRRRRRGGRGRGEKREGGEPGTPGAPGPEQGAAQGSAPESSPPPPPPPPDQGGDDGAGGA